A single window of Lytechinus variegatus isolate NC3 chromosome 8, Lvar_3.0, whole genome shotgun sequence DNA harbors:
- the LOC121420197 gene encoding putative nuclease HARBI1, giving the protein MFGRCTSDLGGRWSAIPYLYIYVHPTWNGQFITMAAPRRLRMALLEHELAQARFQYNLVLAALLERAERERQRAGRRIRRWWVREWILRRPRFGQYETLMRELEAEHAADFKSYLRMVPQMFYELLDRVGPRIAKTTTHRTPLDPGLKLAITLRFLATGSSYHDLAFAFRVPHNTISLFVPEVCQAIYDEYEDEMWATPQTEDEWRPVAEGFGDRWNFPHCCGAIDGKHVAIKKPPKSGSLYYNYKGFFSIVMLAVVNSDYKFIWADVGSPGSYSDAGIFNRSRLEPGLREGTIGLPQPDPLPNDDQDTPYYLVGDDAFPLRPYMMKPYPHRHLKRDERIYNYRCSRARRVVENAFGIFANRFRCLLTTLGLRPSKVTKIVKACMTLHNLMRTRYPNLQNADLDREDEQGQIIAGAWRDQAVLEDVQAAGHGPRLTRPGKELRAYLKNYFCSPAGSVPWQDVAINQQ; this is encoded by the exons ATGTTCGGCCGGTGTACCTCGGACTTGGGGGGCCGATGGTCAGCTATTCCATACCTGTATATATATGTCCACCCTACCTGGAATGGTCAGTTCATCACTATGGCTGCACCGAGAAGACTACGAATGGCGTTGTTAGAACACGAGCTAGCTCAGGCGAGGTTCCAGTACAACTTGGTCCTGGCAGCACTGCTCGAAAGAGCCGAGAGGGAGCGACAGAGGGCCGGCAGAAGAATAAGACGTTGGTGGGTGCGCGAGTGGATCCTACGCAGACCTCGTTTCGGCCAGTATGAGACGCTCATGAGGGAACTCGAGGCCGAGCACGCTGCCGACTTCAAATCCTACCTCCGCATGGTGCCACAGATGTTCTATGAGTTGCTTGACCGAGTTGGCCCCCGCATTGCCAAGACCACAAC GCATCGAACCCCCTTGGATCCTGGGCTGAAGCTGGCGATCACTTTGAGGTTCTTGGCGACCGGAAGCAGCTATCATGATCTGGCGTTCGCGTTTCGTGTCCCACACAACACCATCTCTCTGTTCGTCCCCGAGGTCTGTCAGGCCATCTACGACGAATACGAGGACGAGATGTGGGCCACTCCCCAGACAGAAGATGAGTGGCGCCCGGTAGCCGAGGGATTCGGAGACAGATGGAACTTTCCCCACTGTTGTGGCGCGATCGATGGGAAACATGTCGCCATCAAGAAGCCCCCAAAGAGCGGCTCACTTTACTACAACTACAAAGGCTTCTTTTCCATCGTCATGCTTGCAGTGGTAAACTCTGACTACAAGTTCATCTGGGCGGATGTGGGGTCACCAGGGTCGTATTCCGACGCCGGCATCTTTAACCGGTCGCGACTGGAGCCAGGTCTGCGTGAGGGAACGATCGGACTACCCCAGCCGGATCCCCTACCAAATGACGACCAGGACACACCCTACTACTTGGTCGGAGACGACGCCTTCCCCCTACGGCCATACATGATGAAGCCTTACCCTCATCGGCACCTGAAACGGGACGAGCGGATCTACAACTACCGGTGTTCCAGGGCACGCCGTGTGGTTGAAAACGCGTTTGGTATATTCGCCAATCGCTTCAGATGTCTGCTAACAACCCTGGGATTGAGACCGTCGAAAGTTACCAAGATCGTCAAGGCCTGCATGACCCTTCACAACCTCATGAGGACTCGTTACCCCAACCTTCAGAATGCTGACCTCGACCGGGAAGATGAGCAGGGTCAGATCATCGCGGGTGCATGGCGAGACCAAGCCGTGCTCGAAGATGTGCAAGCAGCAGGGCACGGGCCAAGATTGACCCGACCAGGCAAAGAACTGCGCGCATACCTCAAGAATTACTTTTGCAGTCCTGCCGGGAGTGTGCCATGGCAAGATGTGGCAATAAACCAGCAGTAA